From the Tachyglossus aculeatus isolate mTacAcu1 chromosome 21, mTacAcu1.pri, whole genome shotgun sequence genome, one window contains:
- the ECI1 gene encoding enoyl-CoA delta isomerase 1, mitochondrial produces the protein MAALAGLAGLRAPVRPLLRSGSLLYGSGWARAVFPGLPPAQRRPFSNDKVLVEVDTSSGVAVMKMRNPPVNSLSLELLTEFVICLEKLENDKSCRGIIITSNSPGVFSAGLDLTEMCGRTPAHYVQYWKAVQELWLKLYASNLVIVAAINGPSPAGGCLVALTSDYRILADNPKYRIGLNETLLGIVAPFWFKDNMVNTVGHRQAERALQLGLLFPPAEALRVGLVDQLVPEEQVQSAAVAAVGQWLAIPDHARQLTKAMMRKPTVERLLKGREADVQNFVDFLSRDSIQKSLHAYLQMLKQRKG, from the exons GGTCGCTCCTGTACGGCAGCGGCTGGGCCCGAGCTGTGTTCCCGGGGCTCCCGCCGGCTCAGAGAAGACCCTTCAGCAACGACAAAGTCCTAgtggaggtggacacaagcagcg GGGTGGCGGTGATGAAGATGAGGAACCCGCCGGTGAACAGCCTCAGCCTGGAGCTGCTGACGGAGTTTGTGATCTGCCTGGAGAAGCTGGAGAATGACAAGAGCTGCAgaggcatcatcatcacctcG AACAGCCCCGGAGTGTTCTCGGCGGGCCTGGACCTGACGGAGATGTGCGGGCGGACCCCGGCCCACTACGTCCAGTACTGGAAGGCCGTGCAGGAGCTGTGGCTCAAGCTCTACGCCTCCAACCTGGTCATCGTGGCCGCCATCAAT GGGCCCAGCCCGGCCGGAGGGTGTCTGGTGGCCCTGACGTCTGATTACCGGATCCTGGCCGACAACCCGAAGTACCGCATCGGCCTCAACGAGACCCTGCTGGGCATCGTGGCCCCTTTCTG GTTCAAGGACAACATGGTCAACACAGTCGGCCACCGGCAGGCGGAACGGGCCCTCCAGCTCGGCCTCCTCTTCCCGCCCGCGGAAGCGCTGCGGGTGGGACTGGTGGACCAGCTGGTCCCCGAGGAGCAGGTCCAGAGCGCGGCCGTGGCCGCCGTGGGCCAGTGGCTGGCCATCCCAG ACCACGCGCGCCAGCTCACCAAGGCCATGATGAGGAAGCCGACGGTCGAGCGCCTGctcaagggccgggaggccgacgTGCAGAACTTTGTCGACTTCCTCTCCAGAGACTCGATCCAGAAGTCTCTGCACGCCTACTTGCAGATGCTCAAGCAGCGGAAaggctga